ATAAAAATATCATTCAATGATGGTTCAACAATTTCAAATTTCTGTATTGAAATGGAATTTATGATCTCATTCAGGAATTCCTGCGGATTTGCCTGCGGTTTGAGTTGAACTTCTACATAATTCCCGAAATTATCGAATTTCAGGATTTTATCCGACTTCATCAGGAAATCATCATTACCATCATATTTAAGAACTATATTCCTTTTCCCAAAACTTTCTTTAATTTCCTTCAGTTTCCCGGAAAGGATATTCACTCCTTTATTTATGAGCATGATCTCATCGCAAAGCTTTTCAGCATTTTCCATTAGATGAGTGGAAAATATGATAGTCGTTCCTTTCTTTTTCAATTCGAGGATTATTTCTTTGATCAG
This genomic interval from Candidatus Cloacimonadota bacterium contains the following:
- a CDS encoding DUF4162 domain-containing protein, which produces LDLMDWKKKKVEELSKGMQQKLQFIGTIIHKPKLLILDEPFMGLDPINTNLIKEIILELKKKGTTIIFSTHLMENAEKLCDEIMLINKGVNILSGKLKEIKESFGKRNIVLKYDGNDDFLMKSDKILKFDNFGNYVEVQLKPQANPQEFLNEIINSISIQKFEIVEPSLNDIFIESVGK